One Rosa chinensis cultivar Old Blush chromosome 3, RchiOBHm-V2, whole genome shotgun sequence DNA window includes the following coding sequences:
- the LOC112195305 gene encoding pentatricopeptide repeat-containing protein At3g05340, translated as MKSKWVFPYSPSWASSLFSLLKTRVYQNPISETSALVLNHVDVSLLLSFCGKNRHFQLGSSLHASIIKNPEFFETENCNVLVIWNSLLSMYLKCGKEKNAVKMFDEMPVRDTVSWNTMISGFLRNGECEIGFGYFKRMRESGFYRFDKATLTCIIAGFDGEECCYLNKMMHGLVVLNGFERETEVGNALITSYCKCGCFGSARRVFDEMFERNVITWTAMISGLAQNGFYVESLKVFAEMRSGVVEPNAMTFLGSLMACSGLQAIRAGRQIHGLVWKLGVQSDLCIESSLMDMYSKCGSVEDAWRIFESTEELDGVSMTVILVGFAQNGFETEAIQIFVKMMKAGIEIDPDMVSAVLGVFGVDTSLGLGKQLHSLIVKKNFGYNSFVTNGLINMYSKCGELEDSAKVFTRMPQRNSVSWNSMIAAFARHGDGSKALQLYEKMQMEGVQPTDITFLSLLHACSHVGLIERGMEFLNSMKEEHGMSPRPEHYAGIVDMLGRAGLLTEAKNFIKELPENPGVLVWQALLGACSIHGNSDIGKYAADQLVLAAPQSPAPYVLLANIYSSEGRWKDRAKTIKGMKEMGVAKETGISWIEIEKKVQSFVVGDKMHPQAEIIYRVLAELLRLMKDEGYVPDERFLLYYLDQDEKR; from the coding sequence ATGAAATCCAAATGGGTCTTTCCCTACTCCCCCTCTTGGGCTTCTTCTCTATTCTCTCTTCTCAAAACCAGGGTTTACCAAAACCCCATTTCAGAAACCTCGGCATTGGTCCTCAACCATGTCGATGTAAGcctgcttctttctttttgtgggAAAAATCGTCACTTTCAATTGGGTTCTTCCCTCCACGCCTCTATTATTAAGAACCCTGAATTTTTCGAAACCGAAAATTGCAATGTCCTTGTAATTTGGAACTCTCTGCTCTCCATGTACTTGAAATGTGGTAAAGAAAAGAATGCAGTTAAGATGTTCGACGAAATGCCTGTGAGAGATACGGTTTCTTGGAATACTATGATTTCGGGGTTTTTGAGAAATGGGGAGTGTGAGATTGGTTTTGGGTACTTCAAGCGAATGCGGGAGTCGGGTTTTTATCGATTTGATAAAGCTACTTTGACTTGCATTATAGCGGGTTTTGATGGGGAGGAGTGTTGTTACTTGAACAAAATGATGCATGGTTTGGTGGTTTTGAATGGGTTTGAGAGGGAAACTGAAGTGGGGAATGCTTTGATAACATCGTATTGTAAATGTGGGTGTTTTGGCTCAGCAAGACGGGTTTTTGATGAGATGTTTGAGAGGAATGTGATTACATGGACGGCAATGATTTCGGGCCTTGCACAGAATGGTTTCTATGTTGAGAGCTTGAAGGTGTTTGCGGAGATGCGGAGTGGTGTGGTGGAACCGAATGCTATGACGTTTTTGGGCTCACTCATGGCGTGTTCTGGATTGCAGGCGATAAGGGCGGGGCGTCAAATTCATGGACTTGTatggaaattgggagttcaatCAGACCTGTGCATTGAGAGTTCATTGATGGACATGTACTCAAAATGTGGTAGTGTGGAAGATGCATGGAGAATATTTGAGTCCACCGAAGAACTTGATGGGGTTTCCATGACTGTTATCCTTGTGGGATTTGCACAAAATGGGTTTGAGACTGAAGCTATCCAGATTTTTGTGAAAATGATGAAGGCAGGGATTGAAATTGACCCAGACATGGTTTCAGCAGTTCTTGGGGTATTTGGTGTTGATACTTCTTTAGGCCTGGGAAAGCAACTCCACTCTTTAATTGTCAAAAAGAATTTTGGTTATAACTCTTTTGTTACAAATGGGCTTATAAATATGTATTCCAAGTGTGGAGAGCTGGAGGATTCGGCTAAAGTGTTCACTCGAATGCCTCAAAGGAACTCGGTTTCATGGAATTCAATGATTGCAGCTTTTGCCCGTCACGGAGATGGCTCCAAAGCATTACAATTGTATGAAAAGATGCAAATGGAAGGCGTACAACCAACAGACATTACATTTCTGTCTCTACTTCATGCTTGTAGCCATGTTGGGTTGATCGAAAGGGGCATGGAGTTTCTGAACTCTATGAAAGAAGAACATGGGATGAGTCCGAGGCCAGAACACTATGCCGGTATTGTTGACATGTTAGGTCGGGCAGGACTTCTAACTGAGGCTAAAAATTTCATTAAAGAACTGCCTGAGAATCCTGGTGTACTTGTTTGGCAAGCATTGCTTGGTGCTTGTAGCATTCATGGTAATTCTGACATCGGTAAATATGCTGCAGATCAGTTGGTTTTGGCAGCACCGCAGAGTCCCGCACCATATGTTTTGCTTGCCAATATATATTCTTCTGAAGGAAGGTGGAAAGACAGAGCAAAGACTATTAAGGGGATGAAGGAGATGGGGGTGGCAAAAGAAACGGGTATTAGttggattgaaattgaaaagaaagttCAGAgctttgttgttggtgataaaATGCATCCACAAGCAGAGATCATTTATAGGGTTTTGGCAGAATTGCTTAGACTTATGAAAGATGAAGGATATGTACCGGATGAGAGGTTTTTACTTTATTACTTAGATCAAGATGAAAAGAGATGA
- the LOC112195306 gene encoding probable LRR receptor-like serine/threonine-protein kinase At3g47570, with amino-acid sequence MIKNLNLSYNRLSGEIPDTGRIKSFNRSSFLGNVGLCGGSALLGRPPCVVQKREYIIRKSILYPLVAAVAVVCVLVAVFVYCFFFFFRKRDSKPEHPEHRMLRVMGSPSHHGSQIFTQRELEIATGEFNESHLLGRGTSGAVYKAVIDNGENNQNIVAVKVLHGDGNQSYRSFKRECQIMSQVKHRNLVRMVGYTWNKQFKALILEYIDNGNLAQHLYPGELEEGACELSLRDRMSIAIDVASGLEYLQEGCPVQIMHCDIKPENVLIDNNMVAHVADFGIGKLNAAVKSNESHVSTTHFLRGSIGYIPPEYGQGIEVSAKGDIYSFGVMVLEMITRRRPTSNMFPDGLDLRKWVVSSFPDHVWDVVDSTLKEIQSTHGALDELEKCCIQMLDVGLMCTEENPHERPAMSFVVQKLKQVMKSSNII; translated from the exons ATGATCAAGAATCTCAATTTATCTTATAACAGGTTATCAGGAGAAATTCCAGACACTGGGAGGATAAAATCTTTCAATAGAAGCTCATTCTTGGGGAATGTGGGGTTGTGTGGTGGTTCTGCACTACTTGGTCGTCCGCCATGCGTAGTTCAAAAGAGAGAATATATAATAAGAAAATCGATACTTTACCCTTTGGTTGCAGCAGTTGCAGTAGTCTGTGTGCTGGTTGctgtctttgtttattgtttcttcttcttcttcagaaaacGGGATTCAAAACCAGAACACCCTGAACACAGAATGCTAAGAGTAATGGGATCACCGAGCCATCATGGAAGTCAAATTTTCACCCAAAGGGAACTTGAAATTGCAACAGGTGAGTTCAATGAGTCTCACCTCCTGGGTAGAGGAACCAGCGGAGCAGTCTATAAAGCAGTTATTGACAATGGggaaaataatcaaaatatcGTGGCAGTGAAGGTACTGCATGGTGATGGTAATCAGAGTTACAGAAGCTTCAAGAGGGAATGTCAAATAATGTCCCAAGTTAAGCACCGGAATCTTGTAAGAATGGTGGGATATACCTGGAACAAACAGTTCAAGGCTCTTATTCTTGAGTATATTGACAATGGTAACTTAGCACAGCATCTTTATCCTGGTGAACTAGAGGAAGGAGCATGTGAATTATCGTTGAGGGATAGAATGTCAATAGCTATAGATGTTGCTAGTGGCTTGGAGTATCTTCAAGAAGGTTGTCCAGTCCAAATTATGCACTGTgatataaaaccagaaaatgTGCTTATTGACAACAATATGGTGGCTCATGTAGCAGATTTCGGGATTGGGAAGCTCAACGCAGCTGTGAAATCCAACGAATCACATGTTAGCACAACGCATTTTCTACGTGGATCAATTGGTTACATTCCCCCAG AATATGGACAAGGAATTGAGGTATCAGCAAAAGGAGACATCTATAGCTTCGGTGTCATGGTGCTTGAGATGATAACAAGAAGAAGACCGACAAGCAATATGTTTCCGGATGGGCTTGATCTAAGGAAGTGGGTGGTTTCTTCGTTCCCAGACCATGTTTGGGATGTTGTTGACAGTACATTAAAGGAGATACAAAGCACACATGGCGCTTTGGATGAGCTTGAGAAATGCTGCATTCAAATGCTTGATGTGGGGTTGATGTGCACAGAAGAGAATCCACATGAAAGACCTGCTATGTCTTTTGTTGTGCAGAAATTGAAACAGGTTATGAAAAGCTCCAATATCATCTGA
- the LOC112195307 gene encoding uncharacterized protein LOC112195307, with protein MASTYPSSLFYFCSSSSSNPSSTSATRLPLAFSGSGFNGCNGVSVTKAWSSSSSRICAKFEKFQAEENLEETNMTSSLQEVEEDGEQEEDDSCLPSDLEGAVRQSGEASASFVSSGGLRAIVELLIPQLQFLDEEGAQAELWELSRVFLDTLIEETGCERVKAVFPDAGAAALLKYKWTDAAFGFASLSDRKPITSEDEIVVMIVPDYQMLEYVERLAASLSDDPPRPLIMWNPRLISEDVGVGFNVRKLRRYFLSTFTTVYSMRPMESGAVFRCYPGSWKVFFDDKDRPNRYLLAKELLRRPDAEDLEMIFGNMQEDSEQGPSLFDKAAGMFSSMNRFMRIISK; from the exons ATGGCTTCCACGTACCCAAGTTCCCTGTTTTACTTCTGCAGCTCCAGTTCTTCAAACCCCAGTTCAACTTCAGCCACACGCTTGCCCTTGGCTTTTTCTGGGTCTGGCTTTAATGGGTGCAATGGAGTTTCAGTCACCAAAGCTTGGTCTAGTAGTAGCTCAAGAATATGTGCCAAGTTTGAAAAGTTCCAAGCTGAGGAGAATCTTGAGGAGACCAACATGACATCATCTTTACAAGAAGTTGAAGAAGATGGTGAGCAGGAAGAAGATGACAG CTGCTTGCCTTCGGACTTGGAGGGTGCAGTCCGTCAATCGGGTGAAGCAAGTGCATCATTTGTTTCTTCAGGAGGACTGAGAGCCATA GTTGAGCTTTTAATTCCCCAGCTGCAGTTTCTAGATGAAGAAGGGGCACAAGCTGAGCTCTGGGAGTTGTCAAGGGTTTTCCTGGATACCCTTATAGAGGAAACTGGATGTGAG AGAGTTAAAGCTGTATTTCCTGATGCTGGAGCAGCAGCACTACTAAAATATAAGTGGACAGATGCTGCTTTTGGATTCGCCAG CTTAAGTGACCGGAAACCCATAACAAGTGAAGATGAGATTGTGGTTATGATTGTTCCTGATTATCAGATGTTGGAATATGTAGAGAGACTTGCAGCCAGTCTTTCAGATGATCCG CCAAGGCCTCTAATCATGTGGAACCCACGTCTCATCAGTGAGGATGTTGGAGTTGGATTTAATGTACGAAAGTTAAGGCGGTACTTTCTGAG CACTTTTACGACGGTCTACTCAATGAGGCCTATGGAATCCGGTGCTGTATTTAGGTGCTATccagg GTCATGGAAGGTATTCTTCGATGATAAGGATAGACCAAACAGATATCTACTTGCCAAAGAGCTCCTGCGCCGTCCTGATGCTGAAGACCTTGAG ATGATATTTGGAAATATGCAAGAGGATTCAGAGCAGGGCCCGTCTTTGTTTGATAAAGCAGCAGGGATGTTCTCTTCAATGAACCGATTTATGAGGATCATTTCAAAATAG
- the LOC112193966 gene encoding aspartic proteinase CDR1, with product MAAFCDLHKNNYTRAVIAILLFHLIYYPVIAAANIDNNYGGFSAPLIRINFKNPPLHSRPKHHKSGRRLIGPDTPQATLQTDPDKQDGHLMKLSVGTPAFDIYLAIDTGSTLLWTHCQPCQTCKETKHGMFDPKKSSTYKDVPCSAGECKILGQFEQDDGYCKDPKDTCRYYFEYLDTTFSTGVMAKETVTLNTTSGKAVTLKDILIGCAQEQKGATYTDDEMGIIGLGGGNLSFVSQIAPYAGGKKFSHCFVPRDTDPNIESKINFGKGSEVVGEGVVSTPLLESRGDAYMIEVEGITIGNDFVPFNSTGTTMLEMRIDSGTPKTYIPQDFFHRVATQFMKTFDTVDSKLDSFISDDEKYDESHLCIEGTTIPKEPKVAINFKGGQKLQFTGEQIFFPNKDLNLTCFGMSNTTSQGLAGDHYGIYGGNIQRNFLIGFDLDKNVVSFKPTNCITNGGGTD from the coding sequence ATGGCTGCCTTTTGCGATTTACACAAGAATAATTATACTAGAGCAGTTATTGCTATTCTTTTATTTCATCTTATATATTATCCTGTTATAGCAGCAGCCAATATCGACAATAATTATGGTGGCTTCAGTGCGCCTCTTATTCGAATAAATTTCAAAAATCCACCATTGCACAGTCGACCCAAACACCACAAATCTGGTCGACGTTTGATAGGTCCAGACACGCCACAAGCTACACTACAAACTGATCCAGATAAACAAGATGGACATCTTATGAAGCTCTCCGTAGGAACCCCGGCCTTCGATATCTATTTAGCAATTGATACAGGCAGCACTCTATTATGGACACATTGCCAGCCATGTCAAACTTGCAAAGAGACGAAACATGGCATGTTTGATCCGAAAAAATCCTCAACTTATAAGGATGTTCCTTGTTCTGCTGGTGAGTGCAAAATTCTCGGCCAGTTCGAACAAGATGATGGATATTGCAAAGATCCTAAAGACACCTGCAGGTATTATTTCGAGTATTTAGATACAACATTCTCTACAGGTGTAATGGCTAAAGAAACAGTTACCTTAAATACCACATCAGGTAAGGCTGTAACCCTAAAAGATATTCTTATTGGGTGTGCGCAAGAGCAGAAAGGTGCTACTTACACGGACGATGAAATGGGAATAATTGGGCTTGGAGGAGGGAATTTGTCATTTGTTTCTCAAATTGCTCCCTATGCTGGAGGCAAAAAATTCTCTCATTGTTTCGTGCCTAGGGATACTGATCCCAATATCGAAAGCAAGATCAATTTCGGAAAAGGAAGTGAAGTTGTGGGTGAAGGGGTGGTGTCCACACCATTGCTCGAATCACGCGGGGATGCTTATATGATCGAAGTAGAAGGAATTACTATTGGAAATGATTTTGTTCCGTTCAACTCAACAGGGACGACAATGCTTGAAATGAGGATCGACTCTGGCACACCGAAAACATATATACCTCAAGATTTTTTTCACCGGGTGGCAACTCAGTTCATGAAGACATTTGATACAGTTGATTCGAAATTGGATTCTTTCATTTCAGATGACGAGAAATATGATGAAAGTCACCTTTGCATCGAGGGTACGACGATTCCAAAAGAACCGAAAGTGGCTATTAATTTCAAGGGTGGTCAAAAATTGCAGTTCACGGGGGAACAAATATTTTTTCCAAACAAAGATTTAAACTTAACCTGCTTTGGAATGTCGAACACCACTTCACAGGGCCTCGCTGGTGACCATTATGGTATTTATGGAGGCAATATTCAGAGAAATTTCTTGATTGGTTTTGACCTAGATAAAAATGTGGTCTCCTTCAAGCCAACTAATTGCATAACCAATGGTGGTGGTACTGATTAA
- the LOC112195304 gene encoding putative receptor-like protein kinase At3g47110, with protein sequence MAYNLNYCITEMVLCFFFIFLVLPSKSAFLCEDSSDCNTLLKFKEELTSDPEGHLQTWNEVNPFCNWTGITCHQRLQNRVIGIELIDMGLQGRISPFISKLSLLTNLSLQSNRFHGQIPSSLGILKDLAFLNLSSNKLEGSIPGSLHGCQSLKVIDLTYNNLSGVLPKELGWVKNLTYLALSVNSLSGVLPASLLNLTELTQLELAVNYFTGKIPPELGALRKLEILYLHTNYLEGSIPAVIGNCTALREITLIENMLNGEIPSDLFAKLKNMQKMYMSNNKLSGSIPVTLSNLSQLILFDVSLNNLEGQVPAGLGKLENLENFYLHSNNLGGGSGNSSLSFLTALTNCSYLQKLHLGSCLFTGNLPSSIGDLSKDLYYLNLFDNHITGSIPDSLGNLSGLVTLYLSYNRLEGKIPSSLGKLSNLQRLYLGNNRIIGPMPDDLGMMSNVGVLEFGNNSIGGPIPPSLGNLSQLRYLYLSRNRLSGKFPIELTQCSLIMLLDLSFNNLQGSVPVQIDRFSNLALSLNLSNNNFEGQLPASIGKLVFVQAIDLSGNQFSGSIPTLMGSCISLAYLNMSNNIFEGTIPESLKLITQLEVLDLSLNRLNGSIPIWIAKAQMIKNLNLSYNRLSGEIPDTGRIKSFNRSSFLGNVGLCGGSALLGRPPCVVQKREYIIRKSILYSLVAAVAFVCVLVAVFIYCFFFFRKQDSKPEHREHGMLRVMGSPSHRGSRTFTQRELEIATGEFNEAHLLGRGTFGTVYKAIVDDGNTIMAVKVLHGDSIQSYKSFKRECQIMSEIKHRNLVRMVGYTWNTQFKALILEYVGNGNLAEHLYPGGLEEGACELTLWERLSIAIDVANGLEYLQEGCPVQILHCDLKPENVLIDNDMVAHVADFGIGKLISADKPNELHVSTTHFLRGSIGYIPPEYGQGNEVSTKGDIYSFGVMVLELITRKRPTSNMFSDEVDLRNWVHSSYPDHVLDVVDSALKEIKSTEGALQELERCCIQMLDVGLMCTEDTPQERPSMSFVVQKLTQCLKSSKFM encoded by the exons ATGGCTTACAATCTGAACTATTGTATTACAGAAATGGTACTatgttttttcttcatttttcttgttctgcCATCTAAGTCTGCATTTCTTTGTGAAGATTCCAGTGATTGCAACACTCTGCTCAAATTCAAGGAGGAGCTAACAAGTGATCCCGAAGGTCATCTTCAAACTTGGAACGAAGTCAATCCCTTCTGCAACTGGACTGGAATTACATGCCACCAACGTCTCCAAAACCGGGTTATAGGAATTGAACTGATAGATATGGGCTTGCAAGGAAGGATATCACCATTCATAtccaaactctctcttcttaCCAACCTGTCTTTACAAAGCAATAGGTTCCATGGACAAATTCCATCTTCCTTGGGAATACTTAAAGATTTGGCATTTCTGAATTTGAGCTCAAACAAGCTTGAAGGTAGCATTCCAGGTTCATTACATGGTTGCCAAAGCTTGAAAGTCATAGACTTGACTTACAACAATCTATCTGGTGTACTTCCTAAAGAACTCGGCTGGGTGAAGAATCTAACATACTTGGCTCTCTCCGTAAACAGTCTCAGCGGAGTGCTTCCAGCCTCACTTTTAAACTTGACGGAATTGACACAACTAGAACTGGCTGTCAACTATTTTACTGGAAAGATCCCACCAGAGCTTGGAGCATTAAGAAAGCTAGAGATTCTGTATCTCCATACAAACTACCTCGAAGGCTCAATACCTGCAGTAATTGGTAACTGCACTGCTTTACGCGAAATCACTCTGATTGAGAATATGTTAAATGGAGAAATCCCTTCAGATTTGTTTGCTAAACTCAAGAATATGCAGAAAATGTACATGTCAAACAACAAGCTTTCTGGGAGTATTCCAGTGACCCTCTCCAATCTTTCACAGCTGATACTGTTTGATGTTAGTTTGAATAATTTAGAGGGGCAAGTTCCTGCAGGATTGGGCAAGCTAGAGAACCTTGAGAATTTCTACTTACATTCCAACAACTTGGGTGGCGGCTCTGGTAATTCTTCTCTCAGTTTCTTAACGGCTCTAACTAACTGTTCATATCTGCAAAAACTACATTTGGGTTCGTGTTTGTTCACTGGAAATCTACCATCTTCAATAGGTGACCTTTCAAAAGACCTCTATTACTTGAATCTTTTTGATAACCACATTACAGGAAGTATACCAGATAGTCTCGGAAACTTAAGCGGCCTGGTAACCTTGTACTTGTCATACAACCGTTTGGAAGGAAAAATTCCATCTTCTCTTGGCAAGCTTTCGAATTTGCAGAGGTTATACTTGGGGAACAACAGAATTATTGGGCCAATGCCAGATGACTTAGGGATGATGTCTAACGTTGGTGTACTAGAATTTGGCAACAATTCGATTGGTGGGCCAATTCCGCCTTCACTTGGTAATCTCTCACAGCTGAGATATCTTTACCTGTCTAGAAATCGCCTATCAGGAAAGTTTCCAATTGAGCTTACTCAATGTTCTCTTATCATGCTGCTTGATCTATCCTTCAACAACTTACAAGGCTCTGTTCCTGTACAGATTGACCGTTTTTCCAATTTAGCTCTCTCTCTTAATCTTTCGAACAATAACTTCGAAGGACAGTTGCCTGCAAGCATTGGAAAGCTGGTATTTGTACAGGCAATTGACTTGTCTGGCAACCAGTTTTCTGGGTCCATACCTACATTGATGGGAAGCTGCATATCTTTGGCGTATCTAAAcatgtccaacaacatatttgagGGGACTATTCCAGAGTCGTTGAAGTTGATCACTCAACTTGAAGTTTTGGACTTGTCACTTAATCGATTAAATGGCAGTATTCCAATCTGGATTGCTAAAGCACAGATGATCAAGAATCTCAATTTATCTTATAACAGGTTATCAGGAGAAATTCCAGACACTGGGAGGATAAAATCTTTCAATAGAAGCTCATTCTTGGGGAATGTGGGGTTGTGTGGTGGTTCTGCACTACTTGGTCGTCCGCCATGCGTAGTTCAAAAGAGGGAATATATAATAAGAAAATCGATACTTTACTCTTTGGTTGCAGCAGTTGCATTTGTCTGTGTGCTGGTTGCTGTCTTCATttattgtttcttcttcttcagaaaacAGGATTCAAAACCAGAACACCGTGAACACGGAATGCTAAGAGTAATGGGATCCCCAAGCCATCGTGGAAGTCGAACTTTCACCCAAAGGGAACTTGAAATTGCAACAGGTGAGTTCAATGAAGCTCATCTCCTGGGTAGAGGGACCTTCGGAACAGTCTATAAAGCAATTGTTGATGACGGGAATACTATTATGGCAGTGAAGGTTCTACATGGTGACAGTATTCAGAGTTACAAAAGCTTTAAGAGGGAATGCCAAATCATGTCCGAAATTAAGCACCGGAATCTTGTAAGGATGGTAGGATATACCTGGAACACACAGTTCAAGGCTCTTATTCTTGAATATGTAGGAAATGGTAACTTGGCAGAGCATCTCTATCCTGGTGGACTAGAGGAAGGAGCATGTGAATTAACATTGTGGGAAAGATTGTCTATAGCTATAGATGTTGCCAATGGCTTGGAGTATCTTCAAGAAGGTTGTCCAGTCCAAATTCTACATTGTGATTTAAAACCAGAGAACGTGCTTATTGACAATGATATGGTGGCTCACGTGGCAGATTTTGGGATTGGAAAGCTCATATCAGCTGACAAACCCAATGAATTGCATGTTAGCACAACGCATTTTCTACGAGGATCGATTGGTTACATTCCCCCAG AATATGGGCAAGGAAATGAGGTTTCAACTAAAGGAGATATCTATAGCTTTGGTGTGATGGTGCTCGAGTTGATAACAAGAAAAAGACCAACAAGCAATATGTTTTCAGATGAGGTTGATCTAAGGAACTGGGTACATTCTTCGTACCCAGACCATGTTTTGGATGTCGTTGACAGTGCACTGAAGGAGATAAAAAGTACAGAGGGTGCTTTGCAAGAGCTTGAGAGATGCTGCATTCAAATGCTTGATGTAGGGTTGATGTGCACAGAAGATACTCCACAAGAAAGACCCTCCATGTCTTTTGTTGTGCAGAAACTGACACAGTGTCTCAAAAGCTCCAAGTTCATGTGA
- the LOC121052254 gene encoding uncharacterized mitochondrial protein AtMg00810-like gives MSLAANLDWPLQQFDVKNAFLHGELSEEVYMDLPPGYEASTGCRFVCKLNKSLYGLKQSPRAWFGRFSQAMRRFGYKQSNSDHTLFLKRCEGKLTALIIYVDDMIITGDNSEEVERLKDLLASEFEMKDLGSLKYFLGIEVARGSSGIFLCQRKYVLDLLTETGMLGCRPADTPIEQNHKLAEYPNQTLTKKARYQRLVGRLIYLSHTRPDIAYAVSVVSQFMHNPSETHMEAVIRILRYLKSAPGKGLMFSKHSHLDISGYTDADWAGCVTDRKSTSGYFTFVGGNLVTWRSKKQKVVIDRFSNLALSLNLSNNNFEGQLPASIGKLVSVLAIDLSDNQFSGSIPTLMGSCISLAYLNMCNQGIKKRASGAP, from the exons atgtctctagcagctaatctagattggcccttgcaacagtttgatgtgaagaatgccttTTTACATGGAGAGCTATCTGAAGAAGTCTATATGGATCTACCACCAGGATATGAGGCAAGCACAGGATGTAGATTTGTCTGTAAGTTAAATAAGTCCTTGTATGGACTCAAACAATCACcacgagcttggtttggaagattctctcaagctatgcgtcgttttgggtacaagcagagcaactctgaccatacattgtttctgaaacgctgtgaaggtaaattaactgccttgattatttatgttgatgatatgataattactggtgataattcagaggaggttgaaagattaaaagatctgcttgcatcagagtttgagatgaaagatcttggttctcttaaatattttttggggaTTGAGGTCGCCAGGGGGAGTTCAGGAATTTTCTTATGCCAGAGAAAATATGTGCTTGATTTGTTGACAGAGACAGGAATGCTAGGGTGTAGACCtgctgatactcctattgagcaaaaTCATAAACTGGCTGAGTACCCTAATCAAACTCTTACAAAGaaggctcgctatcagaggttagttggtagattaatctatctctcacatactcggccagacattgcatatgcagttagtgttgtgagtcaattcatgcataatccaagtgaaactcatatggaagctgtgatccgtattctgaggtatttaaagtctgcaCCTGGAAAAGGATTGATGTTTTCAAAGCATAGTCATCTGGATATTAGTGGTTAtacagatgcagactgggcaggtTGTGTTACGGATAGAAAATCCACTTCtggttacttcacttttgtaggtggtaatcttgttacttggaggagtaagaaacaaaaggttgtg ATTGACCGTTTTTCCAATTTAGCTCTCTCTCTTAATCTTTCGAACAATAACTTCGAAGGACAGTTGCCTGCAAGCATTGGAAAGCTGGTATCTGTACTGGCAATTGACTTGTCTGACAACCAGTTTTCTGGTTCCATACCTACATTGATGGGAAGCTGCATATCTTTGGCATATCTAAACATGTGCAACCAAGGTATTAAAAAGCGCGCCTCAGGCGCGCCTTGA
- the LOC112195309 gene encoding chaperone protein dnaJ C76, chloroplastic — translation MERLSMCGSVVPFRKAVKTVNHRHNFNFTVKNSRTGEDAPLSGSSSAYSILGVHPTCSAAELKAAFRAKVKQFHPDVNRNAKGSDTMIRRVIQAYEMLSNFSRSEIIEGECLDPFDNPECEAFDVFVNEALCAGKGCPYSCVQRAPHAFTYASTGTARATSQGHGEDYQVQLAVGQCPRSCIHYVTPSQRIVLEELLDSILNKPYDSSAEADLLYSLIVKASFENNRYQKPKKQPKASTQHVDWF, via the exons ATGGAACGTTTATCAATGTGCGGTAGTGTTGTTCCATTTCGAAAAGCCGTTAAAACCGTTAACCACCGCCACAACTTCAACTTCACGGTGAAGAATAGCCGCACCGGAGAGGACGCTCCCCTCTCCGGTTCTTCCTCCGCTTACTCTATTCTTGGCGTCCACCCAACTTGCTCGGCCGCCGAGCTCAAAGCCGCTTTCCGAGCCAAA GTGAAGCAGTTTCATCCTGATGTTAATAGGAATGCAAAAGGTTCTGATACCATGATCCGCCGTGTCATTCAGGCCTATGAG ATGCTATCCAATTTCAGCCGATCGGAGATCATCGAAGG GGAATGTTTAGATCCTTTTGATAATCCAGAATGTGAAGCGTTTGATGTTTTTGTTAATGAGGCTCTTTGTGCTGGAAAAG GTTGTCCATACTCATGTGTACAAAGAGCTCCTCATGCCTTCACTTATGCTTCAACCGGGACTGCAAGAGCGACTTCTCAAG GACATGGAGAAGATTACCAAGTGCAGCTTGCAGTTGGTCAGTGCCCAAGAAGTTGCATTCATTATGTTACACCTTCTCAGAGGATTGTTTTGGAGGAGCTTCTTGACAG CATCTTGAACAAACCTTATGATAGTTCAGCCGAAGCAGATCTGCTTTACTCTCTTATAGTTAAAGCCAGCTTTGAGAACAATCGATATCAAAAGCCAAAGAAGCAACCCAAAGCTTCAACACAACATGTAGATTGGTTTTGA